The Quercus robur chromosome 3, dhQueRobu3.1, whole genome shotgun sequence DNA segment AACATTGTGCATTGTTCAATGTGTTTATTGGAAGTTATAATTAAGCTTTGGTGTATTCAATGTGTTAATGTTCTAGAACTATACTTTGCTTTTGTTGAATCAGCCCTTTGAGTTCACACACATTTTTTTGATTGGAATACACGGATACAGGGGATTAGAGCCTGTAGACATTGTATCTGCCATTCATTGATACTGGTTTCAGAATCGTGATGGAAGTTTCCATGGAATCTGTTAAATGTTTCTCCTTTCATTGGGTTGGTCTAACTTACATGCTTTGTTTTTATGCTGTTCTGCGGCTTGGAAAATGCTTGTGCCCCTTGACTCAGGTTAGGTGGGAGTGGGGTTGGATGGGTGTTAGTGTCAAGTAGGCCAATGAATCATTTGCTTTCTAGAAGTGCAAAAATTATAGGTAGACTATAGTTTAGAAACTATGATCAGTAGGACTGCAGGAAAACAAACACAATTGGAAGCATATGATTAGAAgcttttgcttcctttttatttagttttattggAAAATCACATCTAGGGACACTTTATCAATCAATTTAATGCTGGTTCTGTCTTATGCATTTATTTGGACACTTCTTGCAACATTATAATTTCAGCTGTTATTTGAAGGCTATATGTAGTATGTGTAGATTTATCTTTTTGATATACATAGTTGAGTTTCTGCATTtcagtttttatgtatttttatgaATGTCTTTGTCAAGATTATGAACAAATTCTCCTCCCCAGATTCAAAGGCATATCACATTATGAAGAACCTGAGGCAAAAAACCACACAGCCTTCCCATGTCCGGGTGAGCTTCTTGTTGAGGAGCATCACAGCAACTATGGAGAGCCCTGGGCAGGTGGGCGAGATGTGTTTGAGTTCCTTGCTGAATCCAGCCACCTCACGCCTGACTCACGTGTCCTTGAGATTGGCTGTGGCACCCTCCGAGTTGGCTTGCATTTCATTCGCTATCTCAATCCTGAGCACTTCCATTGTCTTGAAAGAGATGAGCTCTCTCTGATGGCTGCATTTCGATATGAGCTTCCTTCCCAAGGGCTCCTATACAAGCGCCCTCTGATTGTGAAAGGTGAGGACATGGATTTCACCATGTTTGGTTCAGGAGTTGTGTATGATTTGATCTATGCTAGTGCTGTCTTTCTTCATATGCCTGATAAGCTTGTGTGGGTCGGACTGGAGAGGTTAGCAAGTAAATTGAAACCTTATGATGGGCGAATATTTGTGTCACATAACATAAAGTTTTGTTCCCGGATGGGAGGAGAGGAGTGTACAAAGCGGCTCACAAGTTTGGGACT contains these protein-coding regions:
- the LOC126717280 gene encoding uncharacterized protein LOC126717280; the protein is MALTSSTTPKGIVITVPVLVLGASVAAIFLVFLLSSLSSCSCPSNININTSPVSGSTAEPRVPVSIADDDAGGGAGRVAVSTTKEDVEWVKNQIRLNGLHMQDNVLRKGINPRTRAQQLQDLEQFKGISHYEEPEAKNHTAFPCPGELLVEEHHSNYGEPWAGGRDVFEFLAESSHLTPDSRVLEIGCGTLRVGLHFIRYLNPEHFHCLERDELSLMAAFRYELPSQGLLYKRPLIVKGEDMDFTMFGSGVVYDLIYASAVFLHMPDKLVWVGLERLASKLKPYDGRIFVSHNIKFCSRMGGEECTKRLTSLGLEYIGKHTHDSLLFNHYEIWFGFRRSKA